A genome region from Geminicoccus roseus DSM 18922 includes the following:
- a CDS encoding enoyl-CoA hydratase/isomerase family protein, with translation MPNDDHVRWSKDGGIGRITLHRPSRRNALTAGMWETLVHLATERVLSENVRALVLTGADGAFCSGNDIEMLQNCLVDQAATHRFHQLVDTALQAIRDLPMPTIAAVDGPCFGAGLMLATACDLRVASPSARFCAPPAKLGLVYGIGETRSLVRLVGPARAKEMLFSARVVGCDEALRIGLAERQSDGPAVDAAEALAREVADLSPMTHRASKLLVDAAAAEVAQQPWMDQLRDGATATSDFREGYAAFVAKRRPRF, from the coding sequence ATGCCCAACGATGACCATGTCCGCTGGTCCAAGGACGGCGGGATCGGCCGGATCACCTTGCACCGGCCTTCGCGCCGGAACGCGCTGACCGCCGGGATGTGGGAGACCCTCGTGCATCTGGCGACCGAGCGGGTGCTGTCAGAGAATGTCCGCGCGCTCGTGCTCACGGGAGCAGACGGCGCGTTCTGCTCGGGCAACGACATCGAGATGCTGCAGAACTGCCTGGTCGATCAGGCGGCAACCCATCGATTCCACCAGCTGGTGGATACTGCGTTGCAGGCGATCCGCGACCTGCCGATGCCGACGATCGCGGCGGTGGACGGACCCTGCTTCGGCGCCGGCTTGATGCTGGCGACCGCTTGCGATCTGCGGGTCGCTTCGCCTAGCGCCCGGTTCTGCGCGCCTCCGGCCAAGCTCGGCCTCGTCTACGGCATCGGCGAGACGCGCTCCCTGGTGCGGCTGGTGGGCCCGGCACGCGCAAAGGAGATGCTTTTCTCGGCGCGGGTGGTGGGGTGCGACGAGGCCCTGCGGATCGGATTGGCAGAACGCCAAAGCGATGGACCGGCGGTCGACGCGGCCGAAGCGCTGGCCAGGGAGGTCGCCGACCTGTCGCCAATGACCCACCGGGCCAGCAAGCTCCTGGTCGATGCTGCCGCGGCAGAGGTCGCGCAGCAGCCATGGATGGACCAGCTGCGCGATGGTGCGACCGCTACCAGCGACTTCCGGGAAGGCTACGCCGCCTTCGTGGCGAAGCGGCGGCCGCGCTTCTAG
- a CDS encoding DUF805 domain-containing protein: MDEDAAPAERPEWFSTVGRRGRLSFLMNFLFVNIGIGIITAIAGSMEGLLTSLIVAGCSIGGGWVNICLTAQRLHDMDRSGWLQVIPFLAALLGVTLLASDDPLWDGLGVVFLLAGCLGFSLWLLFTPGTAESNRYGPRPPIAT, encoded by the coding sequence ATGGACGAGGATGCGGCGCCGGCCGAGCGCCCGGAATGGTTCTCGACGGTCGGCCGGCGTGGCCGCCTGTCGTTCCTGATGAACTTCCTGTTCGTGAACATTGGCATCGGAATCATCACCGCGATCGCAGGCTCAATGGAAGGGCTGCTGACCTCCCTCATCGTCGCCGGCTGCTCGATCGGCGGAGGCTGGGTCAACATTTGCCTGACAGCACAGCGCCTGCACGACATGGACCGAAGCGGCTGGCTTCAGGTCATCCCGTTCCTGGCAGCCCTGCTCGGGGTGACGCTGCTGGCTTCCGACGATCCGTTGTGGGACGGGTTGGGCGTGGTATTCCTGCTCGCTGGATGCCTGGGCTTCTCCCTCTGGCTCCTGTTCACGCCGGGAACGGCCGAAAGCAACCGATATGGCCCAAGGCCACCGATAGCCACCTGA
- a CDS encoding DUF1127 domain-containing protein, with the protein MYAESSRQVKSHALPSTAQLVSTAKIAPKVSQARVSDRNRPAGVIPFLMRLWSDWRARRDLQRLPDHVLSDIGLSRADVERETLQPFWTPLDYDTLETQRRRAAMSRSPRYY; encoded by the coding sequence ATGTATGCCGAGAGCAGCCGGCAGGTGAAGTCCCATGCCCTGCCATCGACCGCGCAGTTGGTTTCGACTGCGAAGATCGCGCCGAAGGTCAGCCAGGCAAGGGTCAGCGACCGCAACCGACCGGCCGGCGTCATCCCGTTCCTCATGCGCCTCTGGTCGGACTGGCGCGCCCGACGCGATCTGCAGCGCCTGCCCGACCATGTCTTGAGCGACATCGGCCTCAGCCGGGCCGATGTCGAGCGTGAGACGCTCCAGCCGTTCTGGACGCCTCTCGACTATGATACCCTGGAGACCCAGCGGCGGCGGGCGGCGATGAGCCGGTCTCCTCGCTACTACTGA
- a CDS encoding LysR substrate-binding domain-containing protein, whose amino-acid sequence MDRVLDPDLLATLVAIAETGSFTGAAERVLRSQSAVSMQIKRLEEMVGRPLFLREGRTVTLTAAGEALLLHARRILRAHREAIAEFSERELAGEVNIGTPDDYAATYLPSILSLFTEAHPKLTLNVVCEPSLALSQRIREGSVDIALTTRGNGEVGGTIVHTEPLMWMGSKQHCIHERDPLPLAVFGEHCCFRQAMMRSLAEQGRQARIALVSVSIAGIYAAMDAGLAVSCLAASNLTPSLRSFGRADGFPELPDVQILIQRAAGRRSLALDELEERIVDHFRRWHRVPQAA is encoded by the coding sequence ATGGACCGTGTGCTCGATCCTGACCTGCTTGCCACCCTCGTGGCGATCGCGGAGACCGGCAGCTTCACCGGCGCTGCCGAACGTGTGCTGCGCAGCCAGTCGGCGGTCAGCATGCAGATCAAGCGCCTGGAGGAGATGGTGGGCCGCCCATTGTTCCTCCGGGAAGGACGCACCGTCACCCTGACCGCTGCAGGCGAGGCATTGCTGCTGCACGCCCGCCGCATCCTGCGCGCGCACCGGGAAGCGATCGCGGAATTCTCGGAGCGCGAACTTGCGGGCGAGGTCAATATCGGCACCCCCGATGACTATGCGGCCACCTACCTGCCATCGATCCTGAGCCTGTTCACCGAAGCTCATCCGAAACTCACCCTGAACGTTGTCTGCGAACCTTCCTTGGCGCTTTCGCAGCGGATTCGTGAGGGCAGTGTGGACATCGCCCTGACCACCCGCGGGAATGGCGAGGTCGGCGGCACGATCGTGCATACCGAACCTTTGATGTGGATGGGTTCCAAGCAGCACTGCATCCACGAGCGCGATCCGCTGCCCCTTGCCGTGTTCGGCGAGCACTGCTGCTTTCGCCAGGCGATGATGCGCAGCCTGGCCGAGCAGGGACGGCAGGCGCGCATTGCCCTCGTCTCGGTATCGATCGCGGGAATCTACGCGGCCATGGATGCCGGGCTTGCCGTGTCCTGCCTGGCCGCGAGCAACCTCACGCCCTCTCTGCGCAGCTTCGGCCGTGCCGATGGCTTTCCGGAGCTGCCGGACGTGCAGATCCTGATCCAGCGTGCGGCGGGTCGCCGGTCCTTGGCCCTGGACGAGCTGGAGGAGCGCATCGTCGACCACTTCCGACGATGGCATAGGGTGCCCCAGGCCGCTTGA
- a CDS encoding esterase-like activity of phytase family protein: MRRLRQHLMVGAASALVMAAAPASAAYFERVATFPVYTNLPDGADPATETSAEIITASPDGMTLVYSNSPNERIGFIDITDPKAPKPLGEIEMDGEPTSVTVVGSTVLVGVNTSASYTKPSGEVVAVDLASRKVAARCDVGGQPDSVAASKDGKYLAVAIENERDEDLNDGAIPQMPPGHLSILDLDGDGMPANCDSARKVDVTGLAAIAGDDPEPEFVDINEAGIVAVTLQENNHIVLVDAASGEVTGNFPAGSVDLDRIPTSKDKVIEPNGSLKDVAREPDAIGWLSGNRVVTANEGDWKGGSRGFTIFDQSGEVLYDSGNLLEHLAIRHGHYPASRASKKGGEPEGIEVGTFGGEELIFVGSERANMVSVFADKGADAAPEFRQVLPTGVAPEGLLAIPERNLFVVAAEVDSAEDAVRSNVMVYEYGTENPSYPSIVSTDHDGAPIGFGALSGMVAGSDGKLFAVSDSYYATSKIFEVDVSKKPAEIVRSIQVTKDGQPFGYDLEGIALRADGGFWLASEGNMEREKNPTQNILLAVSADGAVEKEIELPKEIADQAIRFGFEGVALIGEGDEERVVVAIQRGWKDDPENHAKLAFYAPATGEWTFVRYPLDAPAGKGWVGLSEVTALDDQRLALIERDNQGGPAAAIKKVTLVDLSDVTPMPAGQDLPVVDKTTAVNILPVLQGLNGWTIEKIEGLAMLPDGRLVMVSDNDGVDDSLGESRFLDLGALPASN, from the coding sequence ATGAGGCGTCTGAGGCAGCATCTGATGGTGGGCGCGGCAAGTGCCCTGGTGATGGCGGCAGCACCCGCCTCGGCCGCGTATTTCGAGCGGGTCGCGACCTTCCCCGTCTACACCAATCTTCCGGACGGTGCCGATCCGGCCACGGAGACCAGTGCGGAGATCATCACGGCCAGCCCGGACGGCATGACGCTGGTCTACAGCAACAGCCCGAACGAGCGGATCGGCTTCATCGACATCACCGATCCCAAGGCGCCCAAGCCCCTGGGCGAGATCGAGATGGATGGCGAGCCGACCTCGGTCACCGTGGTCGGCAGCACGGTCCTGGTCGGCGTCAACACCTCGGCGAGCTATACCAAACCTTCCGGCGAGGTGGTGGCGGTCGACCTCGCTTCACGCAAGGTCGCGGCCCGCTGTGATGTCGGCGGCCAGCCGGATTCGGTCGCCGCGAGCAAGGACGGCAAGTACCTTGCAGTCGCGATCGAGAACGAACGGGATGAGGACCTGAACGACGGTGCCATCCCGCAGATGCCGCCCGGCCATCTGTCGATCCTGGACCTCGACGGCGATGGCATGCCCGCCAACTGCGACAGCGCCCGCAAGGTCGACGTGACAGGGCTGGCTGCGATCGCCGGCGATGATCCGGAGCCGGAATTCGTCGACATCAACGAGGCCGGCATCGTCGCGGTGACGCTGCAGGAGAACAACCACATCGTGCTGGTCGACGCGGCCAGCGGCGAGGTGACCGGCAACTTCCCGGCAGGCTCGGTGGATCTCGACCGGATCCCGACCTCCAAGGACAAGGTGATCGAGCCGAACGGCAGCCTGAAGGACGTTGCGCGCGAGCCCGACGCGATCGGCTGGCTGTCCGGGAACCGGGTCGTGACGGCCAACGAGGGCGACTGGAAGGGCGGATCGCGCGGCTTCACCATCTTCGACCAGAGCGGCGAGGTGCTCTACGACAGCGGCAACCTGCTGGAGCATCTGGCGATCCGGCACGGCCACTACCCGGCCAGCCGCGCGTCGAAGAAGGGCGGGGAGCCGGAAGGCATCGAGGTCGGCACGTTCGGCGGCGAGGAACTGATCTTCGTCGGCTCGGAGCGGGCCAACATGGTGTCGGTGTTCGCCGATAAGGGTGCCGATGCCGCTCCCGAGTTCCGGCAGGTGCTGCCCACGGGCGTCGCCCCCGAAGGGCTGCTCGCGATCCCGGAGCGCAACCTGTTCGTGGTTGCCGCCGAGGTCGATTCGGCCGAGGACGCTGTCCGTTCCAACGTGATGGTGTACGAGTACGGGACCGAGAACCCCTCCTATCCCTCGATTGTCTCGACCGACCACGACGGTGCGCCGATCGGGTTCGGTGCCTTGTCCGGCATGGTCGCGGGGTCGGACGGCAAGCTGTTCGCCGTCTCCGACAGCTATTATGCCACCTCGAAGATCTTCGAGGTCGACGTCTCGAAGAAGCCTGCCGAGATCGTGCGGTCCATCCAGGTGACCAAGGACGGTCAACCCTTCGGCTATGATCTGGAAGGCATCGCCCTGCGCGCCGATGGCGGCTTCTGGCTGGCATCTGAAGGCAACATGGAGCGGGAGAAGAACCCGACCCAGAACATCCTGCTCGCCGTGTCCGCCGACGGTGCGGTCGAAAAGGAAATCGAACTGCCCAAGGAGATCGCGGACCAGGCGATCCGATTCGGCTTCGAGGGCGTCGCCCTCATCGGTGAAGGTGACGAGGAACGTGTCGTCGTCGCCATCCAGCGTGGCTGGAAGGACGATCCCGAGAACCACGCCAAGCTCGCCTTTTATGCTCCTGCCACTGGCGAGTGGACCTTCGTGCGGTATCCGTTGGATGCGCCTGCCGGGAAGGGCTGGGTGGGCCTGTCGGAGGTGACCGCTCTGGACGACCAGCGCCTGGCGCTGATCGAGCGCGACAATCAGGGCGGCCCGGCAGCGGCGATCAAGAAGGTGACCCTGGTCGATCTCAGCGACGTGACGCCCATGCCCGCTGGCCAGGATCTGCCGGTCGTCGACAAGACCACCGCCGTCAATATCCTGCCGGTCCTGCAGGGGCTGAACGGTTGGACCATCGAGAAGATCGAAGGGCTGGCGATGCTGCCGGACGGTCGCCTCGTGATGGTCTCCGACAATGACGGGGTCGACGACTCCCTGGGCGAGAGCCGCTTCCTCGACCTGGGGGCGCTGCCCGCCAGCAACTGA
- a CDS encoding DinB family protein translates to MDGEQSSAPLRHVLTHAFNHQTHHRGQVHAMFTRLRRSEPVLDYYHTMFSQG, encoded by the coding sequence ATGGATGGAGAACAATCGAGCGCGCCTTTGCGGCACGTGCTGACTCATGCCTTCAACCACCAGACCCATCATCGAGGCCAAGTCCACGCCATGTTCACGAGGCTTAGACGGAGCGAGCCGGTCCTGGACTATTACCACACCATGTTTTCCCAGGGTTGA
- a CDS encoding ABC transporter ATP-binding protein has product MVEARGLDLVFQTADGPVHALSDVSLPIEKGAFVSLIGPSGCGKTTLLRVIADLEQPTGGTISVNGVSPERNRQERGYGYVFQAPALYPWRTVEKNVTLPLEIMGIGSAERRERARRNLQLVNLEGFEKKYPWQLSGGMQQRVSIARALAFEPQLLLMDEPFGALDEITRDHLNEQLLQLWRSTGKTVVFVTHSIAEAAFLSTRIVVMSPRPGRILEVIDSDFPRDRTLDIRETAKFAEISKRIRDGLRAGHSYDD; this is encoded by the coding sequence GTGGTCGAGGCGCGCGGCCTCGATCTGGTCTTCCAGACAGCCGATGGGCCGGTCCATGCCCTCTCCGACGTGTCGTTGCCGATCGAGAAGGGCGCATTCGTCTCGCTGATCGGGCCATCCGGCTGCGGCAAGACCACCCTGCTCCGGGTCATTGCCGACCTGGAGCAGCCGACCGGAGGGACGATCTCGGTCAACGGGGTCAGCCCGGAACGAAATCGACAGGAACGTGGCTACGGCTACGTGTTCCAGGCCCCTGCCCTCTATCCCTGGCGGACGGTCGAGAAGAACGTGACCCTGCCGCTCGAGATCATGGGGATCGGCTCGGCCGAGCGTCGGGAGCGGGCGCGGCGCAACCTGCAGCTGGTCAATCTGGAAGGTTTCGAGAAGAAATATCCCTGGCAGCTGTCCGGCGGCATGCAGCAGCGGGTCTCCATCGCCCGCGCCCTGGCCTTCGAGCCGCAACTCCTGCTGATGGACGAGCCGTTCGGGGCGCTCGACGAGATTACCCGCGATCACCTGAACGAGCAGTTGCTTCAACTGTGGCGCAGCACTGGCAAGACCGTCGTGTTCGTGACCCACTCGATTGCCGAGGCGGCCTTCCTGTCGACGCGGATCGTGGTGATGTCGCCGAGGCCCGGCCGGATCCTGGAGGTCATCGACAGCGACTTCCCAAGGGACCGCACGCTCGACATCCGGGAAACCGCCAAGTTCGCCGAGATCTCGAAGCGCATCCGTGATGGCCTGCGTGCCGGCCATTCCTATGACGACTGA
- a CDS encoding MerR family transcriptional regulator codes for MRIGELARRSGLSAHTIRYYERIGLLPFAVRTQAKQRDYDPSILVWIEFLGRLKTTGMPIREMLHYARLRMAGAGTASERQAILRAHRERVRAHVAEQQACLRVLDSKIASYGGLDAEEIDDAEQPGGRPLHARRAGAG; via the coding sequence ATGAGGATCGGTGAGCTGGCACGGAGGAGCGGCCTCAGCGCCCATACGATCCGCTACTATGAGCGGATCGGGCTGTTGCCGTTCGCCGTGCGCACGCAGGCGAAGCAACGGGACTATGACCCCTCCATCCTGGTATGGATCGAGTTCCTGGGCCGCCTCAAGACCACCGGCATGCCGATCCGCGAGATGCTGCACTACGCACGTCTGCGTATGGCGGGCGCCGGAACCGCAAGCGAGCGCCAGGCCATCCTGCGGGCGCATCGCGAGCGGGTGCGTGCCCACGTGGCCGAGCAGCAGGCCTGCCTTCGCGTCCTCGACAGCAAGATCGCCAGTTACGGCGGTCTGGATGCGGAGGAGATCGACGATGCAGAGCAACCAGGTGGACGACCGCTACACGCGCGGCGCGCGGGCGCTGGCTGA
- a CDS encoding 3-deoxy-7-phosphoheptulonate synthase — MSTTTDDLRIREIKELSKPADVIRELPRSDAATRTVVEGRQALQGILHGTDDRLAVVIGPCSIHDPKAALDYAERLATQRRRFAGELEIVMRVYFEKPRTTVGWKGLINDPDLDGSFRIDKGLRLARGVLCDVNDLGIPAACEFLDMTTPQYIADLVAWAAIGARTTESQVHRELASGLSCPVGFKNGTDGNVRIAAEAVMSASSPHHFLAVTKEGLSAIASTAGNEDCHIILRGGKTPNYDAASVAAACQEAARCKVNQRLMVDASHANSSKKPENQPLVLEDVARQVAAGETRIMGVMIESNLVAGRQELAAGRPLVYGQSVTDGCIDWDTSVAVLEILAKGVQARRARQAQAVDRLAS; from the coding sequence GTGTCGACGACCACCGACGATCTACGCATCCGAGAGATCAAGGAACTGAGCAAACCCGCGGACGTGATCCGCGAGCTGCCGCGCAGCGATGCCGCGACCCGCACCGTGGTCGAGGGACGCCAGGCGCTGCAGGGGATCCTGCATGGCACCGACGACCGGCTGGCGGTGGTGATCGGTCCCTGCTCGATCCATGACCCCAAGGCCGCCCTGGATTATGCCGAGCGGCTGGCCACGCAGCGCCGGCGCTTTGCGGGCGAGCTCGAGATCGTCATGCGCGTCTACTTCGAGAAGCCGCGCACCACGGTCGGCTGGAAAGGTCTGATCAACGACCCCGACCTGGATGGCAGCTTCCGGATCGACAAGGGCCTGCGCCTGGCCCGCGGCGTGCTCTGCGATGTCAACGACCTGGGCATTCCGGCGGCCTGCGAATTCCTCGACATGACCACCCCTCAGTACATCGCCGATCTGGTCGCCTGGGCGGCGATCGGCGCACGCACGACGGAAAGCCAGGTCCATCGCGAACTCGCCTCCGGCCTTTCCTGTCCAGTGGGCTTCAAGAACGGCACCGACGGCAATGTGCGGATCGCGGCGGAAGCGGTGATGTCGGCATCCAGCCCGCACCACTTCCTGGCGGTCACCAAGGAGGGGCTTTCGGCCATCGCATCGACCGCCGGCAACGAGGACTGCCATATCATCCTCCGTGGCGGCAAGACGCCCAACTACGATGCGGCCAGCGTGGCGGCAGCCTGCCAGGAGGCGGCCCGCTGCAAGGTCAACCAGCGGCTGATGGTCGATGCCAGCCATGCCAACAGTTCCAAGAAGCCGGAGAACCAGCCCCTGGTGCTCGAGGACGTGGCCCGGCAGGTGGCAGCCGGCGAAACCCGGATCATGGGCGTCATGATCGAAAGCAACCTGGTGGCGGGGCGGCAGGAACTGGCCGCCGGCAGGCCGCTGGTCTACGGGCAGAGCGTCACCGACGGCTGCATCGACTGGGACACCTCGGTGGCCGTGCTGGAAATACTCGCCAAGGGCGTCCAGGCCCGCCGGGCGCGGCAGGCACAGGCGGTGGACCGGCTGGCAAGCTGA
- a CDS encoding sugar kinase yields MQREFDLVGFGEPLMEFAEVERAGERLFLPGLGGDTSNVIVAAARQGARTAFMGAVGDDPFGRAFLDLWDREAVDRSFVAVPKDSQTGIYFISYGPDGHEFSYRRAGSASALVKADDVPADLIRRATAMHVSGISQAISTSACDAVFHAIRVAREAGTIVAYDPNLRLRLWPLDRARAIVDATARSVDLLLPGLDDARQLTGLDDPEAICRYYLALGPAVVALTMGKNGTMIATPERVEVIPVCKVEAVDATGAGDVFDGAFLASWLKERDPFAAGRYANAAAALSTLGHGAVAPIPRRAQVEKFQATGAVD; encoded by the coding sequence ATGCAGCGCGAATTCGACCTCGTTGGATTTGGTGAGCCCCTGATGGAGTTCGCGGAGGTCGAGCGGGCCGGAGAGCGGCTGTTCCTGCCGGGGCTGGGAGGCGACACGTCGAACGTCATCGTCGCGGCCGCCCGCCAGGGGGCCAGGACCGCCTTCATGGGAGCCGTCGGCGACGATCCATTCGGCCGCGCGTTCCTGGATCTCTGGGATCGGGAAGCCGTCGATCGCAGTTTCGTGGCGGTCCCCAAGGACAGCCAGACCGGAATCTACTTCATCTCCTATGGGCCGGACGGGCACGAGTTCTCGTACCGGCGCGCAGGCTCAGCCTCGGCCTTGGTCAAGGCCGATGACGTGCCGGCGGACCTGATCCGCCGTGCCACCGCGATGCATGTGTCCGGGATCAGCCAGGCCATCTCCACATCCGCCTGCGATGCGGTCTTCCATGCGATCCGTGTGGCCCGCGAGGCGGGCACCATCGTTGCCTACGACCCGAACCTGCGCCTGCGCCTCTGGCCGCTCGACCGGGCTCGGGCGATTGTCGATGCCACGGCGCGTTCGGTCGACCTGCTGCTGCCGGGCCTGGACGATGCCCGCCAGCTCACCGGACTGGACGATCCGGAAGCCATCTGCCGCTACTATCTCGCCCTGGGCCCGGCTGTGGTGGCGCTGACCATGGGCAAGAACGGAACCATGATTGCTACCCCGGAGCGGGTCGAGGTCATTCCGGTCTGCAAGGTGGAGGCGGTGGACGCGACTGGGGCAGGGGACGTGTTCGACGGCGCGTTTCTGGCGAGCTGGCTGAAGGAGCGCGATCCGTTCGCTGCGGGCCGTTATGCGAATGCGGCAGCAGCACTGTCGACCCTGGGCCATGGCGCCGTTGCGCCGATCCCGCGTCGCGCCCAGGTCGAAAAGTTCCAGGCGACCGGAGCGGTCGACTAG
- a CDS encoding carboxymuconolactone decarboxylase family protein: MQSNQVDDRYTRGARALAEIDGKAGERVIEALAEIAPDFAKMLIEFPFGDVYTRPGLDLRSREIATIAALTAMGTATPQLKVHIEAGLNVGLTRDEITETIIQMAVYAGFPAALNGLFAAKEVFAARE; encoded by the coding sequence ATGCAGAGCAACCAGGTGGACGACCGCTACACGCGCGGCGCGCGGGCGCTGGCTGAGATCGACGGGAAGGCCGGCGAGCGGGTGATCGAGGCGCTGGCCGAAATTGCGCCCGATTTCGCGAAGATGCTCATCGAGTTCCCGTTCGGGGACGTCTACACGCGGCCGGGCCTCGACCTGCGCAGCCGCGAGATTGCCACCATCGCGGCATTGACCGCGATGGGCACAGCAACCCCGCAGTTGAAGGTGCATATCGAAGCCGGGCTGAACGTTGGTCTCACCCGTGACGAGATCACCGAGACCATCATCCAGATGGCAGTCTATGCCGGCTTCCCGGCAGCGCTCAACGGGCTGTTCGCCGCCAAGGAGGTGTTCGCGGCGCGGGAGTGA
- a CDS encoding Zn-dependent hydrolase yields MSPKPSNLHIDGRRFWDSLMEMAKIGATPKGGCNRQTLTDLDKQGRELFQSWVEAIGCTVEVDEMGNMFARRAGKRDDLPPVVIGSHLDTQPTGGKFDGVAGVLCGLEVLRTLHDAGYETDHPVMVVNWTNEEGSRFSPAMLSSGVWAQAFTKEWAYGIKDRDGKSFGDELARIGFKGDRPCQPADWKCHFELHIEQGPILEAEDKQIGVVTGVQGIRWLDVTITGKESHAGSTPMPRRKDALVAASKVITALDEIARRHAPAAVATVGEIKIAKPSRNVIPGEVWFTVDLRHPDSATVDAMEEELRQAVGSACERDGLPSNVERLWDSPPVQFHPDCIDAVEAAAKEAGYAYRKLVSGPGHDSAYTARHVPTSMIFIPCKDGLSHNEEESAKPEDLAAGCEVMLRAVLTMAQAG; encoded by the coding sequence ATGAGCCCGAAGCCCAGCAATCTCCACATCGACGGCCGCCGCTTCTGGGACTCGCTCATGGAGATGGCGAAGATCGGCGCCACGCCGAAGGGTGGCTGCAACCGGCAGACGCTGACCGACCTGGACAAGCAGGGCCGCGAGTTGTTCCAGTCCTGGGTCGAAGCGATCGGCTGCACCGTCGAGGTCGACGAGATGGGCAACATGTTCGCGCGGCGGGCGGGCAAGCGGGACGACCTGCCCCCGGTGGTGATCGGCAGCCATCTCGATACCCAGCCCACCGGCGGCAAGTTCGACGGGGTCGCCGGGGTGCTGTGCGGGCTGGAGGTGCTCCGCACCCTGCACGATGCCGGATACGAGACCGACCATCCAGTGATGGTGGTGAACTGGACCAACGAGGAGGGCTCGCGCTTCTCGCCGGCGATGCTCTCCTCGGGCGTGTGGGCCCAGGCGTTCACCAAGGAATGGGCCTACGGGATCAAGGATCGCGACGGCAAGAGCTTTGGCGACGAACTGGCGAGGATCGGTTTCAAGGGAGATCGTCCCTGCCAGCCGGCCGACTGGAAGTGCCATTTCGAGTTGCACATCGAGCAGGGCCCGATCCTCGAGGCCGAGGACAAGCAGATCGGGGTGGTGACCGGCGTGCAGGGGATCCGCTGGCTGGACGTGACCATCACCGGCAAGGAAAGCCATGCCGGGTCCACGCCGATGCCCAGGCGCAAGGATGCGCTGGTCGCAGCCTCCAAGGTGATCACCGCCCTGGACGAGATCGCCCGCCGCCATGCGCCGGCTGCGGTTGCGACGGTGGGCGAGATCAAGATCGCCAAGCCCTCGCGCAACGTCATTCCGGGCGAGGTCTGGTTCACCGTCGACCTGCGCCACCCGGACAGCGCCACCGTGGACGCCATGGAGGAGGAACTGCGCCAGGCTGTCGGATCGGCCTGTGAGCGCGACGGGCTTCCCTCGAATGTCGAACGGCTCTGGGACTCGCCACCTGTGCAGTTCCATCCGGATTGCATCGACGCGGTCGAGGCCGCCGCGAAGGAAGCCGGCTATGCCTACCGCAAGCTGGTGAGCGGCCCTGGGCACGACAGCGCCTACACGGCGCGCCACGTCCCGACGTCGATGATCTTCATTCCCTGCAAGGATGGCCTGTCGCACAACGAGGAGGAGTCGGCGAAGCCCGAGGATCTGGCGGCAGGCTGCGAGGTGATGCTGCGGGCGGTGCTCACGATGGCCCAGGCTGGGTAG